In the Flavobacterium acetivorans genome, one interval contains:
- the thrC gene encoding threonine synthase has product MKYYSLNHNAPKVSFEEAVIQGLATDKGLYFPETITPLAQDFFDNIENLNNEEIAYQAIKQFVGDEIPETTLKEIIAETLCFDFPVVEVEKGIYSLELFHGPTMAFKDVGARFMSRCLAYFNKDKKDSKNTVLVATSGDTGGAVASGFLGVEGVEVVILYPSGKVSDIQEKQLTTLGQNIKALEVDGVFDDCQDMVKKAFLDESLRHKNLTSANSINIARWLPQMFYFFFAYKTLKKQNKELVFSCPSGNFGNICAGIMAKKLGLPLLHFVASTNINDTVPRFLKSGIYEPKPSKATISNAMDVGNPSNFIRIQEMYHNDLEQFKKDFSSYTFTDAETKAAMKTIFDTDGYIAEPHGAVGYLGLKKELKNYPNAIGVFLETAHPIKFLDVVEPILNVKLPIPAQIESVMNKEKVSFKIKTYKELKDFLG; this is encoded by the coding sequence ATGAAATATTACAGTTTAAATCATAACGCACCCAAGGTTTCTTTCGAAGAAGCCGTAATACAAGGATTAGCAACCGATAAAGGATTGTATTTTCCAGAAACCATTACTCCTTTAGCTCAAGATTTTTTTGATAACATCGAAAACTTAAACAATGAAGAAATTGCTTACCAAGCGATAAAACAATTTGTGGGCGATGAAATTCCAGAAACCACACTTAAAGAAATCATTGCCGAAACCTTGTGTTTTGATTTTCCGGTGGTCGAAGTCGAAAAAGGCATTTATTCCCTTGAATTATTTCACGGACCTACGATGGCATTCAAGGACGTAGGCGCGCGCTTCATGTCTCGTTGTTTGGCGTATTTTAACAAAGACAAAAAAGACAGCAAAAACACCGTTCTGGTCGCAACATCCGGAGACACCGGCGGAGCGGTTGCTAGTGGTTTTCTTGGCGTTGAAGGCGTAGAAGTCGTGATTCTTTATCCTTCGGGCAAGGTGAGCGACATTCAGGAAAAACAATTAACGACTCTTGGACAAAACATAAAAGCCTTGGAAGTTGATGGTGTTTTTGACGATTGTCAGGATATGGTTAAAAAGGCGTTTTTGGACGAAAGCCTACGACACAAAAACCTGACTTCGGCAAATTCTATCAATATCGCACGCTGGTTACCCCAAATGTTTTATTTTTTCTTTGCCTACAAGACTTTGAAAAAGCAAAACAAAGAACTCGTTTTTTCCTGTCCGAGCGGAAATTTCGGGAATATTTGTGCCGGAATTATGGCGAAAAAATTGGGTCTGCCTCTACTCCATTTTGTGGCTTCGACAAATATAAATGATACGGTACCAAGATTTTTAAAAAGCGGGATTTACGAGCCAAAACCATCCAAAGCAACTATTTCGAACGCAATGGACGTTGGGAATCCGAGTAATTTTATTCGGATTCAGGAAATGTATCATAACGATTTGGAGCAATTCAAAAAAGATTTTTCTTCCTATACTTTTACCGATGCGGAAACGAAAGCTGCGATGAAAACCATTTTTGACACCGACGGATATATTGCAGAACCCCACGGAGCTGTTGGTTATTTGGGATTAAAAAAAGAACTGAAAAACTACCCAAATGCGATTGGCGTATTTTTGGAAACGGCACATCCTATCAAATTCCTAGATGTTGTTGAACCTATTTTAAACGTAAAATTGCCCATTCCTGCACAAATAGAAAGCGTGATGAATAAGGAAAAAGTGAGCTTTAAAATTAAAACTTATAAAGAATTAAAAGATTTTTTAGGTTAA
- a CDS encoding homoserine kinase, producing MNEIKIFCPATIANLSCGFDVLGLCLDNVGDEMIIRKSAAKGIRITKIVGADLPLETEQNVAGVAGLALLNAVESDFGFDIEIYKHIKAGSGIGSSAASAAGAVFGINTLLGNPFEIKDLVQFAMQGEKLACGNAHADNVAPALLGGFTLVRSYHPLDIIKIKSPSELYVTVVHPQIELKTSDARSVLKQNVSLKSAIMQWGNVGGLIAGLYTQDYDLIGRSLHDEIVEPIRSVLIPGFDLIKQTALENGALGSGISGSGPSIFALSKGETTANKIAKAMSIVYEEMKLPYEIHVSKVNDQGMKII from the coding sequence ATGAACGAAATAAAAATATTTTGCCCAGCCACAATCGCTAATCTATCCTGTGGATTTGATGTTCTGGGACTTTGCTTAGACAATGTAGGCGATGAAATGATCATCCGAAAATCAGCTGCGAAAGGAATTCGCATCACTAAAATAGTTGGTGCCGATTTACCGCTGGAAACCGAACAAAATGTAGCTGGTGTAGCCGGATTGGCTTTATTGAACGCTGTTGAATCTGACTTTGGATTTGATATCGAAATTTACAAACATATTAAAGCCGGAAGCGGAATTGGCAGCAGTGCTGCGAGTGCTGCTGGAGCTGTTTTTGGAATCAATACCTTGTTGGGAAACCCTTTCGAAATAAAAGATCTGGTACAATTTGCCATGCAAGGCGAAAAATTGGCCTGCGGCAACGCCCATGCCGACAATGTAGCTCCTGCCCTTTTGGGCGGTTTTACCTTGGTAAGAAGTTACCATCCTTTAGATATTATAAAAATAAAAAGCCCCTCGGAATTATACGTCACGGTAGTACATCCTCAAATAGAGTTAAAAACATCCGACGCGCGTTCGGTATTAAAACAAAACGTTTCTCTAAAAAGTGCCATCATGCAATGGGGAAATGTGGGCGGATTAATAGCAGGTTTATACACTCAGGATTACGACTTGATAGGTCGTTCGCTACATGACGAAATTGTGGAACCCATTCGCAGTGTCTTAATTCCGGGTTTTGATTTAATCAAACAGACTGCCTTAGAAAATGGCGCTTTGGGTTCTGGAATATCCGGATCTGGCCCCTCTATTTTTGCTTTAAGCAAAGGAGAAACTACCGCCAATAAAATTGCCAAAGCTATGAGCATTGTTTATGAAGAAATGAAATTGCCTTACGAAATTCATGTCTCGAAAGTGAATGACCAAGGAATGAAAATAATATAA
- a CDS encoding OsmC family protein, with amino-acid sequence MTKIAAHIGTQLYKTEIKSPNHILIADEPESNGGNDLGFDSKELLASSLAACTSITLRMYADRKKWNLTEVKVEVTLDRDPSENKTKIERSIQLFGDLDADQKIRLLAIANKCPIHLILSNPIEIKTELHQE; translated from the coding sequence ATGACTAAAATAGCAGCGCACATTGGTACGCAACTGTACAAAACAGAAATAAAATCTCCTAATCATATCCTAATCGCTGATGAACCCGAAAGTAATGGCGGAAATGATTTAGGGTTTGACTCTAAAGAGTTGCTCGCCTCTTCGCTAGCTGCCTGTACCAGCATTACCTTACGGATGTATGCCGACAGAAAAAAATGGAATTTAACTGAGGTAAAAGTCGAAGTCACACTCGATAGAGATCCATCAGAAAATAAAACCAAAATTGAGCGTTCAATTCAACTATTTGGAGACCTGGACGCGGATCAAAAAATAAGATTATTAGCCATTGCAAATAAATGTCCGATACACCTTATTTTAAGCAATCCAATCGAAATTAAGACCGAATTACATCAGGAATAA
- a CDS encoding inorganic phosphate transporter, with product MEFTLLIVIIVLALVFDYINGFHDAANAIATVVATKVLSPFQAVVWAAFFNFLAYWVFGFGVADTVAKTANTLEINLVVILAGVIAAIIWNLFTWWQGIPSSSSHTLIGGFAGAAIAHAIAVHGFFEYTIVNGAEIHKAYWYDTVNWYTAGKDGGFPSGVMVIVAFIVLAPLLGALMSYLISIWLLSASKKSIYPKIFTAVLMLLTIWFVESQMIYYDQIKKPRFDSHFWSVVFESHNIKWFLVAFIILSISSFCLLFSSLNLHQSASWLKKMQLLSSAAFSLGHGGNDSQKVMGIIAAAVTVYIHTSGIAQESLPHWLDVVLPNEEGDFRMPEWIPLACYSAIAAGTLSGGWKIVKTMGSKITKVSSFEGVAAETAGALTLYFTEHFKVPVSTTHTITGSIIGVGLTKRVSAVRWGVTVSLLWAWVLTIPISAILAALIYYFLSLFF from the coding sequence ATGGAATTTACTTTACTTATAGTTATAATTGTACTGGCTTTAGTCTTTGATTACATCAATGGTTTTCATGATGCGGCCAATGCAATAGCTACCGTTGTTGCCACAAAAGTTTTATCCCCTTTTCAGGCGGTAGTTTGGGCAGCTTTCTTTAATTTTCTGGCTTATTGGGTTTTTGGTTTTGGAGTGGCAGATACGGTTGCTAAAACGGCCAATACGCTTGAGATTAATCTGGTAGTGATTCTCGCCGGTGTTATAGCAGCCATTATTTGGAATTTATTTACCTGGTGGCAGGGGATTCCTTCGAGTTCTTCTCATACTTTAATTGGTGGTTTTGCTGGTGCAGCCATTGCTCATGCCATTGCAGTCCATGGTTTTTTTGAATATACCATTGTTAACGGTGCAGAAATACACAAAGCCTATTGGTACGATACCGTAAATTGGTATACAGCCGGTAAAGATGGTGGTTTTCCTTCGGGAGTTATGGTCATCGTTGCTTTTATCGTTTTGGCTCCTTTGTTGGGTGCTTTAATGTCGTATTTAATTTCTATTTGGCTTCTTAGTGCTTCTAAAAAAAGTATTTATCCTAAGATATTTACGGCAGTTTTGATGTTGTTAACGATCTGGTTTGTTGAAAGTCAGATGATTTATTACGATCAAATTAAGAAACCACGTTTTGATTCTCATTTTTGGAGTGTTGTTTTCGAATCACACAATATAAAATGGTTCTTAGTTGCTTTTATTATTTTGTCAATCAGTAGTTTTTGTTTGCTATTTAGTAGTTTAAACTTACACCAATCGGCATCTTGGTTGAAAAAGATGCAGTTATTGTCTTCTGCTGCCTTTAGTTTAGGTCACGGTGGAAATGATTCTCAAAAAGTAATGGGTATTATAGCGGCAGCCGTTACGGTCTATATCCATACTAGTGGAATTGCCCAAGAAAGTCTTCCTCATTGGTTGGATGTTGTGCTTCCAAATGAAGAGGGTGATTTCAGAATGCCTGAATGGATTCCTTTGGCGTGTTATTCTGCTATTGCAGCAGGAACATTGAGTGGTGGATGGAAGATTGTAAAAACAATGGGTTCCAAAATCACAAAAGTGAGTTCTTTTGAAGGTGTAGCTGCAGAAACTGCCGGAGCATTAACTTTATATTTTACTGAGCATTTCAAGGTGCCTGTAAGTACAACACATACAATTACCGGTTCTATTATCGGTGTTGGTTTGACTAAAAGGGTCTCGGCGGTTCGTTGGGGAGTTACGGTAAGTCTTTTATGGGCTTGGGTTTTAACCATTCCAATTTCAGCAATTTTAGCTGCATTGATTTATTATTTCCTTAGTTTATTCTTTTAA
- the hutH gene encoding histidine ammonia-lyase: protein MDNMHYISTAVLSLEIVQEIISQHKLLELSEEAKVNIQKCRDFLDKKMASHSEPIYGINTGFGSLCNVKISNENLSKLQENLVKSHSCGTGEEVPSEIVKLMLLLKIQSLSYGHSGIQLQTVERLIAFYNNDILPVIYTQGSLGASGDLAPLAHLSLPLLGEGEVYFEGKKVHSSEILKRFNWGPIVLQSKEGLALLNGTQFMSAYGVHILMKANKFSYLADLIASISLEGFDGRIEPFHELIHFIRPHKGQIVTANRIKGFLEGSEIIEQEKTHVQDPYSFRCVPQVHGASKDAIDYVRKVFKTEINSVTDNPNIFIESDEIISGGNFHGQPLALALDFMAIALAELGSISERRTYQLISGLRNLPAFLVDNPGLNSGFMIPQYTAASIASQNKQLATPSSIDSIVSSNGQEDHVSMGANGATKALRVMDNLERILAIELMNASQAIQYRRPLHSSDFIEMFLSSYREEVSLVTEDRILHYDIEKTVSFLNSFQIEEDLLTLA from the coding sequence ATGGATAATATGCATTATATAAGTACCGCTGTACTTTCTTTAGAAATAGTTCAAGAGATCATTTCGCAACATAAATTATTAGAATTGTCTGAAGAAGCCAAAGTAAACATTCAAAAGTGTAGAGACTTTTTGGATAAAAAAATGGCTTCACATTCTGAACCAATTTATGGGATAAATACGGGTTTTGGTTCTTTGTGTAATGTGAAAATATCCAATGAAAATTTATCTAAACTTCAGGAAAATTTAGTTAAATCCCATTCTTGTGGAACAGGTGAAGAGGTTCCTAGCGAAATTGTAAAACTGATGCTATTGCTTAAGATTCAATCTTTGAGTTATGGACATTCTGGGATTCAATTGCAAACAGTAGAGCGTTTGATCGCTTTTTACAATAATGATATTCTGCCGGTAATTTATACTCAGGGTTCGCTGGGTGCTTCTGGGGATTTAGCTCCATTAGCTCATTTATCATTGCCATTGCTGGGTGAAGGCGAAGTTTATTTTGAAGGTAAAAAAGTACATTCTTCAGAAATATTGAAGCGTTTTAATTGGGGACCAATTGTATTGCAATCCAAAGAAGGTTTGGCTTTGTTGAACGGAACGCAGTTCATGAGTGCTTATGGAGTTCATATTTTGATGAAAGCGAATAAGTTTTCTTATTTAGCTGATTTGATCGCTTCCATTTCATTGGAAGGATTCGATGGACGTATTGAGCCTTTTCACGAATTGATTCATTTTATTCGCCCACATAAAGGACAAATCGTGACTGCTAATCGTATCAAAGGATTCTTAGAAGGAAGTGAAATTATTGAACAAGAAAAAACGCATGTTCAGGATCCCTATTCTTTCCGTTGTGTGCCGCAAGTTCATGGTGCTTCAAAAGACGCGATAGATTACGTAAGAAAAGTTTTTAAAACTGAAATTAATTCGGTTACCGATAATCCAAATATTTTTATTGAAAGTGACGAGATCATTTCGGGGGGGAATTTTCATGGACAGCCTTTAGCATTAGCACTGGATTTTATGGCTATTGCTTTGGCTGAATTAGGAAGTATTTCTGAGCGTAGAACCTATCAATTGATATCAGGATTGCGTAATCTTCCTGCATTTTTAGTAGATAACCCAGGACTGAATTCCGGTTTTATGATTCCACAATATACAGCAGCAAGTATTGCCAGTCAAAACAAACAATTGGCCACGCCGTCAAGTATAGATAGTATTGTTTCCAGCAACGGGCAGGAAGATCATGTGAGTATGGGCGCTAATGGAGCGACAAAAGCATTACGCGTAATGGATAATCTGGAACGTATTTTAGCCATTGAGTTAATGAATGCTTCCCAAGCAATTCAATACCGAAGACCATTGCATTCAAGTGATTTTATTGAGATGTTTTTGAGCTCGTATCGTGAGGAAGTTTCGTTGGTTACAGAGGATAGAATTTTGCATTATGACATTGAAAAAACAGTTTCATTTTTAAATAGTTTTCAGATCGAAGAAGATTTGTTAACATTGGCTTAA
- the thrA gene encoding bifunctional aspartate kinase/homoserine dehydrogenase I: MKVLKFGGTSVANAQNIKLALNIVLNQASKDKLVVVVSALSKVTDLLQLAAAKAAAKDESYKEIVAEIEKKHLDTLKELIPVSQQSSLLSHVKRIINHLETLLDGCFLLGELSRRTSDTILSFGELLSSYIIAEALKQNLKNSSYKDSRELIKTNNNFGKAAVNFEVTNQLIGDFFTSDESQVVVIPGFIASSLDGITTTLGRGGSDYTAAIIGGALNASDLEIWTDVNGMYTANPKIVKQAQPIASISYQEAMELSHFGAKVLFPPTIQPVLKKNIPIHIKNTFEPEAIGTCISNNVFQHTNPVKGISHIDNITLITLEGPGMIGVSGSSKRLFEVLSQENINVIFITQASSEHSICIGILNTDAEVAKNAINKAFEIEILQNKIDSCIVEKNLCIAALVGENMKNHQGLSGKMFSTLGKNNVNIRAIAQGASERNISVVINERDVKKALNSLHERFFEDNTKQLNLFVMGVGNVGEKFIEQINQQKKFLKDNLKINLRVIALSNSRKMHFDEDGIDLKSWQSVLENSEEANKELFIEKVKKLNLRNSIFVDITANETVSRTYEHYLRENVAVVTCNKIACSSAFDNYKNLKNLSRKFNSPFLFETNVGAGLPIIDTVKNLVASGDKVNKIQAVLSGSLNFIFNNFDEKSSFHDVVKEAGVQGFTEPDPKIDLSGIDVARKILILIRESGYQMEIEEIENKSFLPAACMETADNEDFFKSLIEHKSHFEGILAEAKEKDSRLKFVAQFENGKASVGLQFIPKDHPFYNLEGKDNIVLFYTDRYVDQPLLIKGAGAGAAVTASGIFADVIRIGNV, translated from the coding sequence ATGAAAGTATTAAAATTTGGCGGTACTTCGGTAGCCAATGCACAAAACATAAAATTAGCCTTAAATATAGTTCTCAATCAAGCAAGCAAGGACAAACTAGTTGTAGTGGTATCGGCACTTAGTAAAGTGACCGACTTGCTTCAATTGGCAGCTGCAAAAGCCGCCGCAAAGGACGAAAGCTACAAGGAAATTGTAGCCGAAATAGAGAAAAAACATTTAGACACTTTAAAAGAATTGATTCCAGTAAGCCAACAAAGTAGTTTATTGAGTCATGTTAAACGAATCATCAACCATCTCGAAACGCTATTGGACGGCTGTTTTCTTTTAGGAGAATTATCTCGTAGAACTTCGGATACTATTTTAAGTTTTGGCGAATTATTGTCTTCCTATATTATCGCCGAAGCACTGAAACAAAATTTAAAAAACAGCAGCTATAAAGACAGTCGAGAATTGATTAAAACCAATAACAATTTTGGCAAAGCGGCGGTAAATTTTGAAGTTACAAACCAACTTATTGGTGATTTTTTTACTTCAGATGAAAGTCAAGTTGTTGTGATACCAGGCTTTATTGCTTCCTCTCTCGACGGAATCACCACTACTTTAGGCCGCGGAGGTTCTGATTATACTGCTGCGATAATCGGCGGGGCATTAAATGCCAGCGATTTGGAAATCTGGACTGATGTAAACGGAATGTATACCGCCAACCCGAAAATAGTAAAACAAGCCCAACCTATTGCTTCCATTTCTTATCAGGAAGCGATGGAGTTGTCGCATTTTGGCGCCAAAGTGTTGTTTCCTCCTACTATTCAGCCGGTTTTGAAAAAAAACATTCCCATTCATATTAAAAATACTTTTGAACCGGAAGCCATCGGTACTTGTATTTCTAATAACGTGTTTCAGCATACGAATCCTGTGAAAGGAATCAGCCATATAGACAATATTACTTTGATTACCCTTGAAGGCCCTGGTATGATAGGAGTTTCGGGTTCCTCAAAAAGACTTTTTGAGGTATTGTCTCAGGAAAATATCAATGTTATTTTTATTACTCAAGCCTCATCAGAACATTCTATCTGTATCGGAATTCTGAATACTGATGCCGAAGTTGCCAAAAATGCCATCAATAAGGCTTTTGAAATTGAGATTTTACAAAATAAAATAGATTCTTGTATCGTAGAAAAAAATCTATGCATCGCTGCTCTGGTGGGCGAAAACATGAAAAATCATCAAGGTTTGAGTGGCAAAATGTTCAGCACTTTAGGAAAAAACAATGTCAACATTCGAGCGATTGCCCAAGGTGCGTCCGAAAGAAACATATCAGTAGTAATCAACGAAAGAGATGTAAAAAAAGCGCTGAACAGCCTTCACGAACGTTTTTTTGAAGACAATACCAAACAATTGAACCTCTTTGTGATGGGAGTTGGAAATGTGGGCGAAAAATTTATCGAACAAATAAATCAGCAAAAAAAATTCCTGAAAGACAACCTAAAAATAAACCTCAGAGTTATCGCTTTGTCCAATTCGAGAAAAATGCATTTTGATGAAGATGGAATTGACTTGAAATCATGGCAATCCGTTTTAGAAAATAGCGAGGAAGCCAACAAAGAGTTATTTATCGAAAAAGTAAAAAAATTGAATTTACGCAACAGTATTTTTGTAGACATCACCGCCAATGAAACTGTTTCCAGAACATACGAACACTATTTAAGAGAAAATGTGGCCGTGGTTACTTGTAACAAAATCGCCTGTTCCTCTGCTTTTGACAATTATAAAAATCTCAAAAATTTATCCCGAAAATTCAACTCTCCTTTCCTTTTTGAGACCAATGTTGGCGCGGGATTACCTATCATTGATACGGTAAAAAACTTAGTAGCATCTGGCGATAAAGTCAATAAAATCCAAGCCGTTTTATCAGGAAGTCTGAACTTCATCTTTAATAATTTTGATGAAAAGAGTTCTTTTCACGACGTGGTAAAAGAAGCCGGCGTGCAAGGCTTTACAGAACCCGACCCAAAGATTGATTTGAGCGGAATTGACGTAGCCCGTAAAATTTTGATCTTGATTCGCGAGAGTGGCTACCAAATGGAAATTGAAGAAATTGAAAATAAATCCTTTCTTCCCGCAGCATGTATGGAAACAGCAGATAACGAGGATTTTTTCAAATCGCTAATTGAGCATAAAAGTCATTTCGAAGGAATTTTGGCGGAAGCCAAAGAAAAAGACAGCCGATTGAAATTTGTGGCCCAATTCGAAAATGGCAAGGCAAGCGTTGGTTTGCAATTTATCCCAAAAGATCATCCTTTTTACAATCTGGAAGGAAAAGACAATATCGTTTTATTCTACACAGATCGTTACGTCGATCAACCGTTGTTGATAAAAGGGGCCGGAGCCGGAGCTGCCGTTACGGCTTCTGGAATTTTTGCCGATGTAATTAGAATAGGAAATGTATAA
- a CDS encoding DUF47 domain-containing protein — translation MSLNSIFQFLVPKDKKFFPLFEEASTNLIELASNLHEAVNLPLKEREVLFQKIDKLEQRGEDITRQTNLELSRNFITPFDREDIHSLITSIDNVADNLQGAASRMRLYQVDKITKSIRKLTEINLEACQNIDAAVKELKNFKNIKNITEACARISKLENKSDNVYNKAVFEIFENETDAKNIIKYKEVLSVLETATDKCKSVAGVLESIAVKHS, via the coding sequence ATGTCATTAAATAGTATTTTCCAATTTTTAGTTCCAAAGGACAAGAAGTTTTTCCCGCTTTTCGAGGAAGCATCCACTAACTTGATTGAATTAGCTTCAAACTTGCACGAAGCGGTTAATTTGCCTTTAAAAGAAAGAGAAGTTCTTTTTCAAAAAATAGACAAATTAGAACAAAGAGGTGAGGATATTACGCGTCAGACTAATTTAGAGTTAAGTAGAAACTTCATCACTCCATTTGATAGAGAAGACATACACTCTTTGATTACATCAATTGACAATGTTGCAGATAACCTTCAAGGTGCTGCAAGCAGAATGAGATTGTATCAAGTGGATAAGATTACTAAGTCGATCAGAAAATTGACAGAAATTAATCTTGAGGCTTGTCAGAATATTGATGCTGCGGTGAAAGAATTGAAAAACTTTAAAAACATCAAGAATATTACTGAAGCTTGTGCGAGAATCAGCAAGTTAGAGAATAAATCAGATAATGTTTACAATAAAGCAGTGTTTGAAATTTTTGAAAATGAAACTGACGCAAAAAATATAATTAAATATAAGGAAGTACTGTCTGTTTTAGAAACAGCAACAGATAAGTGTAAAAGTGTGGCAGGTGTTTTAGAATCAATTGCTGTAAAGCATTCTTAA
- a CDS encoding pirin family protein translates to MSNIKMIIEERPSNIGNFMVGRLLPFREKRMVGPFAFIDHMGPTCMSNYENLDVPPHPHIGLSTLTYLFEGSIMHKDSLGTEIEIKPGQINWMTAGKGIVHSERTPEYLRDSDKMLHGLQIWVAIPKELEEIEPSFLHVPENEIPEWQLGNVAFKLIAGEVLGKKSPVPVYSPLYLLELKSSNRQTVTIGEHLFGESGLYILEGSIESDGHIFEPKQLLVAKDSKLCSFDMAENTTIYIFGGEAFPEERIIYWNFVASTKELIEKAKDKWLAQTFDKVPGENEFVPLPEQNKHYRL, encoded by the coding sequence ATGTCAAATATAAAAATGATAATAGAAGAACGTCCAAGTAATATTGGTAATTTTATGGTAGGACGATTGCTTCCCTTTCGAGAAAAAAGAATGGTAGGACCATTTGCATTCATTGACCACATGGGACCAACTTGTATGAGTAATTACGAAAATCTCGATGTTCCACCGCATCCTCACATTGGACTTTCCACTTTGACTTACTTGTTTGAAGGAAGTATTATGCACAAAGACAGTCTGGGAACCGAAATAGAAATCAAACCCGGACAAATCAACTGGATGACTGCAGGAAAAGGAATTGTCCATTCAGAGCGAACACCTGAGTATTTACGTGATTCCGATAAAATGTTACACGGTCTTCAAATTTGGGTAGCTATACCAAAGGAATTGGAAGAAATAGAACCTTCCTTTCTTCATGTTCCTGAGAATGAAATTCCTGAATGGCAACTGGGAAATGTTGCATTTAAGCTCATCGCTGGCGAGGTTCTAGGCAAAAAATCACCAGTTCCAGTTTACAGTCCGCTATATCTTTTAGAATTAAAAAGCAGCAATCGTCAAACGGTTACTATTGGAGAACATCTATTTGGCGAAAGCGGCTTATATATTTTAGAAGGCAGCATTGAAAGTGATGGTCATATATTTGAACCCAAACAACTTTTGGTTGCTAAAGACAGTAAACTTTGCAGTTTTGATATGGCAGAAAACACAACTATCTATATTTTTGGAGGAGAAGCTTTTCCCGAAGAAAGAATTATCTATTGGAATTTTGTAGCTTCAACCAAAGAACTTATTGAAAAAGCTAAAGACAAATGGCTGGCACAAACTTTTGATAAAGTTCCCGGCGAAAATGAATTTGTACCACTTCCTGAGCAAAATAAACACTATCGATTATGA
- a CDS encoding DUF421 domain-containing protein — translation MNPYLDIIIRSTSVYLFMLIALRLFGKKELSQLNTADVILILLISNAVQNAMVGNNSSLWGGIAAATVLFTINFVFKKLMYKYPKLSNLMQDKPEILIHNGNLDFKTLSKLNITSEELKEAMREHGVEHFTDVKLAMLEIDGNISIISGEKDLRQTHFKRRRIHKNLSGIN, via the coding sequence ATGAACCCCTATCTTGACATTATTATCCGAAGTACAAGCGTATACCTATTTATGCTGATTGCGTTGCGCTTATTTGGCAAAAAAGAATTATCACAGCTCAACACGGCCGATGTTATTCTGATTTTACTGATAAGCAACGCCGTTCAAAACGCCATGGTAGGAAACAACAGTAGTCTTTGGGGCGGTATAGCAGCTGCAACAGTTCTTTTTACAATCAATTTTGTTTTCAAAAAATTGATGTATAAATATCCTAAACTAAGTAATTTAATGCAAGACAAACCCGAAATCCTCATTCACAACGGAAATCTGGATTTTAAAACCTTAAGCAAACTAAATATCACATCCGAAGAATTAAAAGAAGCCATGCGGGAACATGGAGTCGAACATTTTACAGATGTAAAACTGGCCATGCTTGAAATTGACGGAAACATCAGTATTATTTCTGGAGAAAAAGACCTTCGCCAAACCCACTTTAAAAGAAGGCGCATCCATAAAAATTTAAGCGGAATCAATTAA